In Xanthomonas theicola, a single genomic region encodes these proteins:
- a CDS encoding response regulator transcription factor, with protein sequence MRILLVEDEAPLRETLAARLKREGFAVDAAQDGEEGLYMGREVPFDVGIIDLGLPKMSGMELIKALRDEGKKFPVLILTARSSWQDKVEGLKQGADDYLVKPFHVEELLARVNALLRRAAGWSKPTLECGPVALDLAAQTVSVSGSNVDLTSYEYKVLEYLMMHAGELVSKADLTEHIYQQDFDRDSNVLEVFIGRLRKKLDPDGELKPIETVRGRGYRFAIPRTEG encoded by the coding sequence ATGCGTATCCTTCTGGTCGAAGACGAAGCACCGCTGCGAGAGACCCTGGCTGCTCGCCTGAAACGAGAGGGGTTTGCAGTGGATGCGGCGCAGGACGGCGAGGAAGGCCTGTACATGGGCCGCGAAGTGCCCTTCGACGTAGGCATCATCGATCTCGGCCTGCCGAAGATGTCGGGAATGGAGCTGATCAAGGCGCTGCGCGACGAAGGCAAGAAATTCCCGGTGCTCATCCTCACCGCGCGCTCCAGCTGGCAGGACAAGGTGGAGGGCCTCAAGCAGGGCGCCGACGACTATCTGGTCAAGCCGTTCCACGTCGAGGAACTGCTGGCACGGGTCAACGCGCTGCTGCGGCGTGCCGCGGGCTGGAGCAAGCCGACCCTGGAATGCGGCCCGGTGGCGCTGGACCTGGCGGCGCAGACGGTCAGCGTCAGCGGCAGCAATGTCGACCTGACCAGCTACGAATACAAAGTGCTCGAGTACCTGATGATGCATGCCGGCGAACTGGTCTCCAAGGCCGACCTCACCGAGCACATCTACCAGCAGGACTTCGACCGCGACTCCAACGTGCTGGAAGTGTTCATCGGGCGCCTGCGCAAGAAGCTGGACCCGGACGGCGAACTGAAGCCGATCGAGACCGTGCGCGGCCGCGGCTACCGGTTCGCGATCCCGCGCACCGAAGGCTGA
- the dusA gene encoding tRNA dihydrouridine(20/20a) synthase DusA, with translation MLNSKEIRLSVAPMMDWTDRHCRVFHRLLAPSARLYTEMVHANAVVLGDRARLLGFDAVEHPLALQLGGSDPALLAQAARIGQEWGYDEVNLNCGCPSDRVQAGRFGACLMREPALVADCVAAMVQAVDLPVTVKCRLGVDQDDDYAVFLRFVDQVAGAGCGLFVVHARNAWLQGLSPKENREVPPLRYDWAYRLKRERPPLRIVLNGGLADAQTAQAQLEAVDGVMLGRAAYHDPYLLHQLDAALTGAAPRPRAELLRALRPYVEARLADGVALKHIARHLLGLFHGQPGGRAFRQALSEGAHRPDMDWTLLEQALRLTEGAPRAAA, from the coding sequence ATGTTGAATAGTAAGGAAATCCGTCTTTCCGTGGCGCCCATGATGGATTGGACAGACCGCCATTGCCGTGTGTTCCACCGGCTGCTGGCGCCGTCGGCGCGGCTGTACACCGAGATGGTCCACGCCAATGCGGTGGTCCTGGGCGATCGCGCGCGGCTGCTGGGCTTCGATGCGGTCGAGCATCCGCTGGCGCTGCAACTGGGCGGCAGCGACCCGGCGCTGTTGGCGCAGGCCGCGCGGATCGGCCAGGAATGGGGCTACGACGAGGTCAATCTCAACTGCGGCTGCCCGTCCGACCGGGTCCAGGCCGGACGCTTCGGCGCCTGCCTGATGCGCGAGCCGGCATTGGTTGCCGACTGCGTGGCGGCGATGGTGCAGGCGGTGGACCTCCCGGTCACGGTGAAGTGCCGGCTCGGCGTGGACCAGGACGACGACTACGCGGTGTTCCTGCGCTTCGTCGACCAGGTTGCCGGCGCTGGCTGCGGGCTGTTCGTGGTACATGCGCGCAATGCGTGGCTGCAGGGACTGTCCCCGAAGGAGAACCGCGAGGTGCCGCCGCTGCGCTACGACTGGGCCTATCGGCTCAAGCGCGAACGCCCGCCGCTGCGCATCGTGCTCAACGGCGGGCTGGCCGACGCGCAGACGGCGCAGGCGCAGCTGGAGGCGGTCGACGGGGTGATGCTGGGCCGTGCGGCCTATCACGATCCCTATCTGCTGCACCAACTGGACGCGGCCCTGACCGGCGCCGCGCCGCGGCCGCGGGCCGAACTGCTGCGCGCGCTGCGGCCCTATGTCGAGGCGCGGCTGGCCGACGGCGTGGCGCTCAAGCACATCGCCCGCCATCTGCTCGGCCTGTTCCACGGCCAACCGGGTGGCCGTGCGTTCCGCCAGGCGCTCAGCGAGGGGGCACACCGGCCGGACATGGACTGGACGCTGCTGGAGCAGGCGCTGCGGCTGACCGAGGGGGCGCCGCGCGCCGCCGCGTGA
- a CDS encoding transglutaminase-like domain-containing protein has product MGSEGAGFPAGASNKVKMDLLISTLYEPGLWNDHRLFGYDYTDPFGHDIKKGLLSHYFATRKGQCVIMPIAFLVIGQRLGLPLTMTTAPYHLIVKYGDEEQGQWTNFEATSALFHPDSGDEQAISIPPEATRNDTFLRPFSQRETVALFATASLLPHYRERKQAERMLAASDLNLPRRNVRQEAIL; this is encoded by the coding sequence GTGGGCAGCGAAGGCGCGGGCTTCCCAGCCGGTGCGTCGAACAAGGTCAAGATGGATCTGCTCATTTCGACGCTCTACGAGCCAGGCCTGTGGAATGACCATCGGCTGTTCGGATACGACTACACCGACCCGTTCGGCCACGACATCAAGAAAGGTCTGCTGTCGCATTACTTCGCCACGCGCAAGGGCCAGTGCGTCATCATGCCAATCGCCTTCTTGGTCATCGGCCAGCGGCTGGGCTTGCCGTTGACCATGACCACGGCACCGTATCACTTGATCGTCAAATACGGCGACGAAGAACAGGGCCAGTGGACGAATTTCGAGGCCACCAGCGCCTTGTTCCATCCGGATAGTGGCGACGAACAGGCCATAAGCATTCCGCCCGAGGCGACGCGCAACGACACGTTTCTACGCCCTTTCTCGCAACGGGAAACGGTGGCCCTGTTCGCAACAGCTTCCCTATTGCCCCACTACCGGGAGAGGAAGCAGGCCGAACGCATGCTGGCAGCAAGTGACTTGAACCTGCCCCGCAGGAACGTACGCCAGGAAGCGATACTTTGA
- the birA gene encoding bifunctional biotin--[acetyl-CoA-carboxylase] ligase/biotin operon repressor BirA, translated as MPILTRFPPAAGPLGADRRLPHNFPIRGDGSGVDDRELLVRLSQGRLSGDTLARAFGLTRAAVWKRIQGLRAAGVEIDGRVGEGYGLARPLELLDAERIRTALAPAAHTELGALEIAWSLASSNSTLLARPAPARGSEVLLAERQTGGRGRRGRVWASPLAAHLYLSVARGFDGGLGRLGGLSLAAGVAVAEALRAAGFATVGLKWPNDLLAEGRKLGGLLVEGGGEFAGPARAVIGLGLNVRMPAASAAAIGQPWTDLATLAGAAVSRNAIAAAVLSQLLPALALFDAQGLAPFLPRYAALDLLAGRAVRIDDGGGAREGVALGLADDGALRVAFADGERSLHAGEVSVRPA; from the coding sequence ATGCCCATTCTAACGCGGTTTCCTCCCGCTGCAGGGCCGCTGGGCGCGGACAGGCGCTTACCGCATAATTTTCCGATTCGAGGCGATGGAAGCGGCGTGGACGATCGCGAACTATTGGTCCGGCTCAGCCAGGGCCGACTTTCCGGCGACACCCTGGCGCGCGCGTTCGGGCTGACCCGGGCCGCCGTGTGGAAGCGCATCCAGGGCCTGCGTGCGGCCGGGGTGGAGATCGACGGTCGCGTCGGCGAGGGCTACGGACTGGCGCGGCCGCTGGAACTGCTCGATGCCGAGCGCATCCGCACCGCACTGGCGCCGGCGGCGCACACGGAACTGGGCGCGCTGGAGATCGCCTGGAGCCTGGCCTCCAGCAACAGCACCCTGCTGGCGCGGCCGGCGCCGGCGCGCGGCAGCGAGGTGTTGCTGGCCGAGCGTCAGACCGGTGGCCGCGGCCGCCGTGGCCGGGTCTGGGCCTCGCCGCTGGCGGCGCACCTGTATCTGTCGGTGGCGCGCGGCTTCGATGGCGGACTGGGGCGGCTGGGCGGGCTGAGCCTGGCGGCCGGCGTCGCCGTGGCCGAGGCGCTGCGCGCGGCCGGCTTCGCCACGGTCGGGCTGAAATGGCCGAACGATCTGCTCGCCGAGGGGCGCAAGCTGGGCGGATTGCTGGTCGAGGGCGGCGGCGAGTTCGCCGGGCCAGCGCGCGCGGTGATCGGCCTGGGCCTCAACGTGCGCATGCCGGCGGCCAGCGCCGCGGCGATCGGGCAGCCGTGGACCGACCTGGCCACGCTGGCCGGCGCCGCCGTCTCGCGCAACGCGATCGCCGCCGCCGTGCTGTCGCAACTGCTGCCGGCGCTGGCGCTGTTCGACGCCCAGGGCCTGGCGCCGTTCCTGCCGCGCTATGCCGCGCTGGACCTGCTCGCCGGGCGTGCGGTGCGCATCGACGATGGCGGCGGCGCGCGCGAGGGCGTGGCGCTGGGCCTGGCCGACGACGGCGCACTGCGGGTGGCGTTCGCCGATGGCGAGCGGTCGCTGCATGCCGGCGAAGTCAGCGTGAGGCCGGCATGA
- a CDS encoding type II toxin-antitoxin system HicB family antitoxin — protein MLYPVYVHKDENSAYGAIVPDMPGVHSAVDSLEDLPAALQEAVELMYEDEERAPPRANIVDKYRRQREFKSGFWMLVDIDLTKINTRAVRLNISLPENLLGKIDAAAATRRMSRSAFLALAAEHELRGEGRKPSTE, from the coding sequence ATGCTCTATCCCGTGTACGTCCATAAGGACGAGAACAGCGCCTACGGTGCGATCGTGCCGGACATGCCCGGAGTGCATAGCGCGGTGGACAGCCTGGAGGATCTTCCGGCCGCGCTGCAGGAGGCGGTCGAGCTGATGTACGAAGACGAGGAACGCGCGCCGCCGCGAGCGAACATCGTGGACAAGTACCGCCGGCAGCGGGAGTTCAAGAGCGGGTTCTGGATGCTGGTCGACATCGACCTGACGAAGATCAACACGCGCGCGGTGCGGCTCAACATCAGCCTGCCGGAGAACCTGCTCGGCAAGATCGACGCCGCCGCTGCTACCCGGCGCATGAGCCGCTCGGCGTTCCTCGCCCTGGCCGCCGAGCATGAGTTGCGCGGCGAGGGTCGGAAGCCCTCGACCGAGTAA
- a CDS encoding IS3 family transposase (programmed frameshift), translated as MSKRRKFSVEFKRGALEQASQPGVSCAQVAREVGIRDNLLTRWKREATSRGNGAFAGAGTPRDEELGRLKRELARVKKERGFFARSGDVLCQGIILRYQVIERCRHAFPIRLICRCLRVSASGYYGWSRRLPSARQRENERLSCRIRELHEDSRCTLGAGRMHEDLADEGQRVGLNRVARLMAVDGLQGWPRPKRRGMRARPALTPPGVRNRLERDFTALEPDSKWVTDITEIKTGEGKLYLCVVLDLFDHRVVGWSMHHRQDRQMVIRAVQTAVWQRQGDEPVILHSDRGSQFRSGDYQTYLLTNTLVCSMSAVGHCADNAACEGFFGLLKRERIYRMTYPTLDAARADVFQYIERRHNPRMRRRIDREDLKFSTLSRPAVISG; from the exons ATGTCGAAGCGAAGAAAGTTCAGTGTGGAGTTCAAGCGTGGTGCGCTTGAACAAGCTAGCCAGCCGGGCGTCAGTTGTGCACAGGTGGCTCGGGAGGTGGGTATCCGTGACAACCTGTTGACCCGCTGGAAGCGTGAGGCCACAAGCCGAGGCAACGGTGCCTTTGCTGGCGCGGGCACACCACGCGATGAGGAGCTGGGGCGTCTGAAGCGTGAACTGGCGCGGGTGAAGAAGGAACGGG GATTTTTTGCGCGAAGCGGCGACGTTCTTTGCCAAGGGATCATCCTGAGGTATCAGGTGATCGAACGTTGCCGCCATGCGTTTCCGATCCGGCTGATATGCCGTTGCCTGCGGGTGTCGGCCAGTGGTTATTACGGTTGGAGCCGGCGCTTGCCGAGTGCCCGCCAGCGCGAGAACGAGCGCCTATCATGCCGCATCCGTGAACTGCACGAGGATAGCCGGTGCACGCTAGGTGCTGGTCGAATGCACGAAGACCTGGCCGATGAAGGCCAGCGGGTCGGCTTGAACCGTGTGGCTCGGTTGATGGCCGTTGATGGCTTGCAAGGTTGGCCCCGCCCGAAGCGTCGGGGGATGCGAGCCCGGCCGGCACTCACTCCGCCGGGCGTGCGCAACCGGCTGGAACGGGACTTCACCGCTCTGGAGCCGGATAGCAAATGGGTCACCGACATCACCGAGATCAAGACCGGGGAAGGCAAGCTCTATCTATGCGTTGTCTTGGACCTGTTCGACCATCGGGTGGTGGGCTGGTCCATGCATCATCGGCAAGATCGGCAGATGGTGATCCGGGCCGTGCAGACGGCTGTATGGCAGCGACAGGGCGACGAACCGGTGATCTTGCATTCGGATAGAGGCAGTCAGTTTCGAAGCGGTGACTATCAGACGTATTTGCTGACCAACACCCTGGTGTGCTCGATGAGCGCCGTGGGTCACTGCGCAGACAACGCCGCATGCGAGGGCTTCTTTGGCCTGCTCAAGCGCGAACGGATCTACCGCATGACCTATCCGACACTCGATGCGGCAAGAGCCGATGTGTTCCAATACATCGAGCGGCGCCACAACCCAAGGATGCGGCGAAGGATTGACAGAGAGGATTTGAAGTTTTCCACCCTTTCACGACCGGCCGTGATTTCGGGGTAG
- a CDS encoding zinc-dependent peptidase, with the protein MAQLPAGDVPLIPRWLRWLSPAPAPIDDATWHLIRQRCAWVAALDPAREWTLRALAAQFLQRKTISPLAGLTLDAVQRTLLAALCCLPLLEFGAAGLRGWSQLLVYPDAFRVQRSHVDAAGVLHEWDDELIGESWDGGPLILSWADVQADLDAPRTGYCVAVHEMAHKLDVLDGALDGTPPLPRDWQRRWATDFQRSYDVFCQRVDRGRATEIDAYAAEAPEEFFAVVSEYHFSAPQRLQREMPEVAAHLDRFYGRSPFAAG; encoded by the coding sequence GTGGCACAGCTTCCTGCCGGGGATGTTCCGCTGATCCCACGCTGGTTGCGTTGGCTGTCGCCGGCGCCTGCCCCGATCGACGATGCGACCTGGCATCTGATACGGCAGCGCTGCGCCTGGGTGGCGGCGCTGGATCCGGCGCGCGAATGGACGCTGCGCGCGCTGGCGGCGCAATTCCTGCAGCGCAAGACCATCTCGCCGCTGGCCGGCCTGACCCTGGATGCAGTGCAGCGCACCTTGCTGGCCGCGCTGTGCTGCCTGCCGCTGCTGGAATTCGGCGCGGCCGGCCTGCGCGGCTGGTCGCAGCTGCTGGTGTATCCGGACGCGTTCCGCGTGCAGCGCAGTCATGTCGATGCGGCCGGCGTGCTGCACGAATGGGATGACGAACTGATCGGCGAATCCTGGGACGGCGGCCCGCTGATCCTGTCCTGGGCCGACGTGCAGGCCGACCTGGACGCCCCCCGCACCGGCTACTGCGTGGCGGTGCACGAGATGGCGCACAAGCTCGACGTGCTCGACGGCGCGCTGGACGGCACGCCGCCGCTGCCGCGCGACTGGCAGCGGCGCTGGGCCACCGACTTCCAGCGCAGCTACGACGTCTTCTGCCAGCGGGTGGACCGCGGCCGCGCCACCGAGATCGATGCCTACGCCGCCGAGGCGCCGGAAGAATTCTTCGCGGTGGTCAGCGAATACCACTTTTCCGCGCCGCAGCGATTGCAGCGCGAGATGCCGGAGGTCGCCGCGCACCTGGATCGCTTCTACGGCCGCTCCCCCTTCGCGGCTGGCTGA
- a CDS encoding FAD-dependent oxidoreductase: MSRKQAFQFLDLPRQMPQRIPVELRTSGDWNELYGKFDKADAQYQAGRCLDCGNPYCSWKCPVHNAIPQWLQLVQENRIEEAAALCHSTNPLPEVCGRVCPQDRLCEGSCTLEEFGAVTIGAVEKYIVDTALNNGWRPDLSQVQATGKRVAVVGAGPAGLSCADRLVRAGIHAVVYDRYEQIGGLLQFGIPSFKLDKRVIDKRREVLEDMGVAFRLGVEIGRDVSLEQLLGEYDAVFLGTGAYRYTDGGLAGQDLPGVLPALPFLVQNSRIVGGNDPWGRPIAGWEDKIALPDLSGKRVVVLGGGDTGMDCVRSAIRLGAAKVTCAYRRDEANMPGSAREVANAREEGVRFLFNRQPLAVEADAAGNLAGVRVVETRLGEPDARGRQAAVPIAGSESLLDADVVIIAFGFSPSVPEWLAAQGVEGTANGRILAGGGDPHGSGRLPYQTTNPKLFAGGDAVRGADLVVTAVAEGRDAAASIAEWIGNRLPVTAQAAA, encoded by the coding sequence ATGAGCCGCAAGCAAGCCTTCCAGTTCCTCGACCTGCCCCGGCAGATGCCGCAGCGCATCCCGGTGGAGCTGCGCACGTCCGGCGACTGGAACGAGCTGTACGGCAAATTCGACAAGGCCGACGCGCAGTACCAGGCTGGGCGCTGCCTGGATTGCGGCAATCCGTACTGCAGCTGGAAATGCCCGGTGCACAACGCGATCCCGCAGTGGCTGCAGCTGGTGCAGGAGAACCGCATCGAGGAAGCGGCGGCGCTGTGCCACAGCACCAATCCGCTGCCGGAAGTGTGCGGCCGGGTGTGCCCGCAGGACCGCCTGTGCGAAGGCAGCTGCACGCTGGAGGAATTCGGCGCGGTCACCATCGGCGCGGTGGAGAAGTACATCGTCGACACCGCGCTCAACAACGGCTGGCGCCCCGACCTGAGCCAGGTCCAGGCCACCGGCAAGCGCGTGGCGGTGGTCGGCGCCGGCCCGGCCGGGCTCAGCTGCGCCGACCGGCTGGTGCGCGCCGGCATCCATGCGGTGGTGTACGACCGCTACGAGCAGATCGGCGGCCTGCTGCAGTTCGGCATCCCCAGCTTCAAGCTCGACAAGCGCGTGATCGACAAGCGCCGCGAGGTGCTCGAAGACATGGGCGTGGCGTTCCGCCTGGGCGTGGAGATCGGCCGCGACGTGAGCCTGGAACAATTGCTCGGCGAATACGACGCGGTGTTCCTCGGCACCGGCGCCTACCGCTACACCGACGGCGGCCTGGCCGGCCAGGACCTGCCCGGGGTGCTGCCGGCGCTGCCGTTCCTGGTGCAGAACAGCCGCATCGTCGGCGGCAACGACCCGTGGGGCCGGCCGATCGCCGGCTGGGAAGACAAGATCGCGCTGCCCGACCTGAGCGGCAAGCGCGTGGTGGTGCTCGGCGGCGGCGACACCGGCATGGACTGCGTGCGCAGCGCCATCCGCCTGGGCGCGGCCAAGGTCACCTGCGCCTATCGCCGCGACGAGGCCAACATGCCCGGCTCGGCGCGCGAAGTGGCCAACGCGCGCGAGGAAGGCGTGCGCTTCCTGTTCAACCGCCAGCCGCTGGCGGTGGAAGCCGATGCCGCCGGCAACCTGGCCGGCGTGCGCGTGGTGGAGACCCGCCTCGGCGAACCCGACGCGCGCGGCCGCCAGGCCGCGGTGCCGATCGCGGGCAGCGAATCGCTGCTGGATGCGGACGTGGTCATCATCGCCTTCGGCTTCTCGCCGAGCGTGCCGGAATGGCTGGCCGCGCAGGGCGTGGAAGGCACCGCCAACGGCCGCATCCTGGCCGGCGGCGGCGATCCCCACGGCAGCGGCCGCCTGCCGTACCAGACCACCAACCCGAAGCTGTTCGCCGGCGGCGACGCGGTCCGCGGCGCGGACCTGGTGGTGACCGCGGTGGCCGAAGGCCGCGACGCCGCCGCCAGCATCGCCGAATGGATCGGCAACCGCCTGCCGGTGACCGCCCAGGCCGCGGCCTGA
- a CDS encoding type II toxin-antitoxin system HicA family toxin: protein MDSRTLLKQLQAEGFEIVSVRGSHHKLRKGDRTVIVPHPKKDLPAGTVASIFRQAGWRK from the coding sequence ATGGACAGCCGCACCCTACTGAAGCAGCTTCAGGCTGAGGGATTCGAGATCGTCTCAGTGCGCGGCAGCCACCACAAGCTCCGGAAGGGTGATCGGACGGTCATCGTTCCGCACCCGAAGAAAGACCTGCCGGCGGGTACGGTCGCCAGCATTTTCCGGCAAGCCGGTTGGAGGAAGTGA
- a CDS encoding type III pantothenate kinase, whose amino-acid sequence MSDWLFDLGNSRFKFAALERGRTGAVQAWAHGGDAMDAAAAAALPRGQTAHVASVAAPASTAAVLDALRTRFAQVQVVRTEAACAGVRIAYAQPHRFGVDRFLALLAAHGGGGDVLVVGVGTALTLDLLDRDGLHHGGRIAPSPTTMRQALQQRAAQLPAEGGDYHEFAADTADALASGCDGAALALIERSLRHGAALLARRPRLLLHGGGAPALLHALPAAEQRPSLVLDGLALWAQAHAAAARAG is encoded by the coding sequence ATGAGCGACTGGCTGTTCGACCTGGGCAATTCGCGCTTCAAGTTCGCCGCGCTGGAACGTGGTCGCACCGGCGCGGTGCAGGCCTGGGCGCATGGCGGCGACGCGATGGATGCGGCGGCGGCGGCGGCGCTGCCGCGCGGCCAGACCGCCCATGTCGCCAGCGTCGCGGCACCGGCGTCGACCGCGGCGGTGCTGGACGCGCTGCGCACCCGCTTCGCGCAGGTGCAGGTGGTGCGTACCGAGGCCGCCTGCGCCGGCGTGCGCATCGCCTACGCGCAGCCGCACAGGTTCGGGGTGGACCGCTTCCTGGCGCTGCTCGCCGCGCACGGCGGCGGCGGCGACGTGCTGGTGGTCGGGGTCGGCACCGCGCTGACCCTGGACCTGCTCGACCGCGACGGCCTGCACCACGGCGGGCGCATCGCGCCGTCACCGACCACGATGCGCCAGGCCCTGCAGCAGCGCGCCGCGCAACTGCCGGCCGAAGGCGGCGACTACCACGAGTTCGCCGCCGACACCGCCGATGCGCTCGCCTCCGGCTGCGACGGCGCGGCGCTGGCGCTGATCGAGCGCAGCCTGCGGCACGGCGCAGCGCTGCTGGCGCGGCGGCCGCGCCTGCTGTTGCATGGCGGCGGCGCGCCGGCGTTGCTGCACGCGTTGCCGGCCGCCGAGCAGCGCCCGTCGCTGGTGCTCGACGGGCTGGCGCTGTGGGCGCAGGCGCATGCCGCGGCCGCGCGCGCCGGGTAG
- a CDS encoding sensor histidine kinase produces MQARQLLAASLSLVAFLAAAGYALDQAFADTALSNLRERLKSYATAYANNVDVARDGSLYINNDKPPPDPHFDRPGSGLYAQIVMPNERWISMSSEGPLPPRGGMLEPRQETFDGPWPMTQIDGSEGEVYRYGIGLAYVRRDKETPVTIYIMEDTRALGAQLRVFRGRVWFNLGGAGLILLLLQAFILQWSLRPLRRVINELTKVQRGEAVRMGDRHPRELEPLTDSINAFIESERENLDRQRNTLADLAHSLKTPLAVLRTQIDSGTQGPELRKELDAQLRRMNNLVSYQLTRAASSGHKLFAAPLPIEPNAEEIVRGLEKVYASKGVLCEFDIEPSARFHGEPGDLQELLGNLLENAFKWARRRVLLSVRPTPAAGSRRAGLVMAVEDDGPGIAPDEVAHILQRGVRGDERVQGHGIGLAIVQDLVKGYRGELQVTRSEELGGARFLVSMPPGL; encoded by the coding sequence CTGCAGGCACGCCAGTTGCTGGCCGCCAGCCTGAGCCTGGTGGCGTTCCTGGCCGCGGCCGGCTATGCGCTGGACCAGGCCTTCGCCGACACCGCGCTGAGCAATCTGCGCGAGCGCTTGAAGAGCTACGCCACCGCCTACGCCAACAACGTCGACGTGGCGCGCGACGGCTCGCTGTACATCAACAACGACAAGCCGCCGCCGGACCCGCATTTCGACCGGCCGGGCAGCGGCCTGTACGCGCAGATCGTGATGCCCAACGAACGCTGGATCTCGATGTCCAGCGAAGGCCCGCTGCCGCCCAGGGGCGGCATGCTCGAACCGCGCCAGGAAACCTTCGACGGTCCCTGGCCGATGACCCAGATCGACGGCAGCGAAGGCGAAGTCTACCGTTACGGCATCGGCTTGGCCTACGTGCGCCGCGACAAGGAAACCCCGGTCACCATCTACATCATGGAAGACACCCGCGCCCTGGGCGCGCAGCTGCGCGTGTTCCGTGGCCGGGTGTGGTTCAACCTCGGCGGCGCCGGCCTGATCCTGCTGTTGCTGCAGGCCTTCATCCTGCAATGGAGCCTGCGCCCGCTGCGACGGGTGATCAACGAGCTGACCAAGGTGCAGCGCGGCGAAGCGGTGCGCATGGGCGATCGCCATCCGCGCGAACTGGAACCGCTGACCGACAGCATCAACGCCTTCATCGAGAGCGAGCGCGAGAACCTGGACCGCCAGCGCAACACCCTGGCCGACCTGGCGCACAGCCTGAAGACGCCGCTGGCGGTGCTGCGCACCCAGATCGACAGCGGCACCCAGGGCCCGGAGTTGCGCAAGGAACTGGACGCGCAGTTGCGGCGCATGAACAATCTGGTCTCCTACCAGCTGACCCGCGCTGCTTCCAGCGGCCACAAGCTGTTCGCCGCGCCGCTGCCGATCGAGCCCAACGCCGAGGAGATCGTGCGCGGCCTGGAGAAGGTGTATGCGAGCAAGGGCGTGCTGTGCGAGTTCGACATCGAGCCGAGCGCGCGCTTCCATGGCGAGCCCGGCGACCTGCAGGAACTGCTCGGCAACCTGCTCGAGAACGCGTTCAAGTGGGCGCGGCGGCGGGTGCTGCTGAGCGTGCGACCGACCCCGGCCGCCGGCAGCCGCCGGGCCGGGCTGGTGATGGCGGTGGAGGACGACGGCCCCGGCATCGCCCCCGACGAGGTCGCGCACATCTTGCAACGCGGCGTACGCGGCGACGAGCGCGTGCAAGGCCACGGCATCGGCCTGGCGATCGTGCAGGATCTGGTGAAGGGCTATCGCGGCGAACTGCAGGTGACCCGTTCCGAGGAACTGGGCGGCGCGCGGTTCCTGGTGAGCATGCCGCCCGGGCTCTGA
- a CDS encoding helix-turn-helix transcriptional regulator, whose translation METNLLAELHSLPDEALLTADEAAQFLCLKYTTLAWYRCQGVGPKFSRVGPKLRRACAAATWARASA comes from the coding sequence ATGGAAACAAACCTGCTCGCGGAACTGCACTCGCTGCCCGACGAAGCCCTGCTCACCGCCGACGAGGCCGCGCAGTTCCTGTGCCTCAAGTACACGACGCTCGCCTGGTACCGCTGCCAGGGCGTCGGCCCGAAGTTCTCCCGCGTCGGCCCGAAGCTGAGGCGCGCGTGCGCGGCGGCAACTTGGGCGCGCGCCTCGGCTTGA
- a CDS encoding SPOR domain-containing protein: MPVRALLVVLAILNLGVALWWASQPQTPDPAPMPALPAGVATLQLVQASAAAPQASPPAPTASIAAPSDRAASAPTAVAAIPGTPAAAASATTAAPITAAQAIAAPPPEPSSVAPVAAAAPAAACLSLGPYPDRAAAEAAIAAAGASMPRPRLREVGDGDATRFRVLLPTIGGRDGIKAAVERIAAAGIRDYYPIHQGDAGDAIALGQYRSREGAERRQAELARAGFNVDLIPSGGRGQSRWWLDLRADSAAQAGLLRRQFGAQRQRVLDCVTLR, encoded by the coding sequence ATGCCCGTCCGCGCCCTGCTCGTCGTCCTGGCCATCCTCAATCTCGGCGTCGCGCTGTGGTGGGCGTCGCAGCCGCAGACGCCGGACCCGGCGCCGATGCCGGCACTCCCCGCCGGGGTGGCGACGCTGCAATTGGTGCAGGCGTCGGCGGCCGCGCCACAGGCATCCCCTCCAGCGCCGACAGCCTCCATTGCGGCACCGAGCGACCGCGCAGCCAGCGCGCCGACCGCCGTCGCCGCGATCCCTGGCACGCCCGCTGCGGCCGCGTCTGCGACCACTGCGGCGCCCATCACCGCAGCCCAGGCCATCGCTGCGCCGCCGCCCGAACCGTCCAGTGTCGCACCCGTCGCTGCGGCCGCGCCTGCCGCCGCCTGCCTGAGCCTGGGCCCGTATCCGGACCGTGCCGCCGCGGAGGCGGCGATTGCCGCCGCGGGCGCCAGCATGCCGCGCCCGCGCCTGCGCGAGGTCGGCGATGGCGACGCCACCCGTTTCCGCGTACTGCTGCCGACCATCGGCGGCCGGGACGGGATCAAGGCCGCGGTCGAGCGCATCGCCGCCGCTGGCATCCGCGACTACTATCCGATCCACCAGGGCGATGCGGGCGACGCCATCGCCCTGGGCCAATACCGCAGCCGTGAAGGCGCCGAACGCCGCCAGGCCGAACTGGCCCGTGCCGGCTTCAACGTCGACCTGATTCCCAGCGGCGGCCGCGGCCAGTCGCGCTGGTGGCTGGACCTGCGCGCGGACTCCGCGGCGCAGGCCGGGTTGCTGCGCCGGCAGTTCGGCGCACAGCGGCAGCGCGTGCTGGACTGCGTCACGCTGCGCTAG